CCATGATCACCATGTGGCCGGCGCCCTCGCACTCCACCAGCTGGGCGTCGGGGATCCGCGACGCGAGCTTGCGGCTGTGGCCGATGGAGGTGACCTTGTCGCGGGTGCCGCCGATGATCGTGACGGGCACCTCGGTCAGGGCGTGGATCGTCTCGAACTTGTCGAACGACGTGAACGTCGGGAAGAACTCCGCGATCACCTCGAAGGGCGTGGCCGAGAGCATCTCGTCCACGAAGTCGATGTAGGACGCCGGGACGTCGTCGCCGAAGGCGAAGCGATCCGTGACCACCGTCGCGACCGCCTGACCCGCCCGTCGCAAGCCGTCGACGGTGCGGTGGCCGCGCGCCAGGACCGCCATGGTGCGCATCGCCAGTGCGCTGCCGAGCGTGGAGGGCAGCAGCGGCGCCACGATCCGGTGCGGGTCGAGACCGCCGGCGGTGGTCGAGATCAGGGCGACGCCCACGACCGTGTCCCCGAAGAGCTCGGGCCGCTCCTCGGCCAGCGCCACGATGCTCATGCCGCCCATGGAGTGGCCGACGAGGACCACCGGGCCCTCGCCCACCTGGTCGAGGACCTGGCCCAGGTCGCGGCCGACCTGCTCGATGGTGGCGTTGCCCTCGCGGGAGCGCCCGGAACGGCCGTGGGAGCGCTGGTCGTAGAACACGGTGCGCACCAGGCCGCGGTAGCCGGCGCGCTGGAAGTGCCAGCAGTCCATGTTGAGGGCGTAGCCGTGGACGAAGACCACCGTGAGCGGGGAGCCGGGAAGCTCGTCGACCTCGACGTGGAGTGGTACGCCGTCATCGGTGACGACGGTGCGTGGCTTGGCCCGCAACGAGCCGAAGGGCGCGTGGTCGCCCGCCCCCCGGTGGGCGATGATCCGGCGCTGCCGGGCGACGCCGAGGGCGGCGCCGGCAGCCGCCACGCCGGCTGCGGACGCGGCGATGCCGATCAGTCGGCGGCGGACGCTCACAGGACGGTCCCTTCGTCGACGTGCTGACGCTCGAACCGGCCGCCGAGCCGCGTCACGATCTCGTAGTTGATGGTGTCGCACCACACGGCCCAGTCCTGGGCCGTGGGCTCGCCGTCGTCACCGGGCCCGAACAGGACCACCTCGTCCCCGGCCTCGGCGTGGTCGTCGCCGAGGTCGACCACGAGCTGGTCCATGCAGACCCGGCCGCGGATGGGCCGCCGGCGGCCGCGCACCCACGCCTCGGCGCGGTTGCCCGCCCGCCGCATCACCCCGTCGCCGTACCCGACGGGCACCAGCCCGAGCGTGGTCGGCCGGTCGGCCCGCCAGGTGTGCCCGTAGGAGACGCCGTCGCCGGCCGCGACCCGCTTGACGAGCGAGAGCCGGCTGCGGGCGGTCATCACCGGCCGGAGCACGACGTCGTGCGGGGCGAGGGGTGCCGGGTCGAGCCCGTAGGCCGCGATGCCGCACCGCACCAGGTCGAAGCGGGAGCTCGGCCGCAGCAGCGTCGCCGCACTGTTGGCGAGGTGGCGCACCTCGGGGCGCAGCCCCGCGGCCGCCGCGACGTCGAGCGCCTGCCGGAAGGCGGTCTCCTGGGCGTCGTTGGCCGGGTGGTCCGGCTCGTCGCTGCAGGCGAAGTGGGACCAGATGCCGGTGACCCGCCAATCGCCGCGCTCCTCACCGGCCCGCGCCTCGGCCACGACGGCCTCCCACTCCTCGAGGGTGGCCCCGCCCCGGGAGAGACCGGTGTCGACCTTGAGCTGCACGCGTGCGGGAGCGGCCCGGCGCGTGGCGGCGGCGATCTCGGCCAGCTCCGCCCGGCTGTAGGCGGTCACGTCCACATCTGCCTCGACGGCGGCCGCATAGTCCTCGCCGGGGACCCCCAGCCAGCACAGCAGGCGGTCGCGGTCCCCCACCTGACGCAGCCGCAGCGCCTCGTCGATCGTGGCGACTCCCAGCCACTCCGCGCCCGCCGCCCGTGCCGCGCGGCCGGCCTCGGCGATGCCGTGGCCGTAGCCGTCGGCCTTGACGACCACCATCACCGGCACCCCGGCGTGCTGGCGCAGCCGGGCGACGTTGTGGCGGAGCGAGGGCAGCTCGACGACGATCTCTGCCCTGCTCATTCCCGCGATTCTTCCATCCCCCCGCTGAGCACGTGGCGCAGCGTCTCGGGAAGCGTCTCCGCGACCAGCCCGGCGGTCAGCGGACCGCCGCGGCTGGCCAGGGTCGCCGCGGCACCGTGGACCCAGCTGCCGACCGACGCGGCGTCGTACGCCGGGAGGCCGGCCGCGAGCAGGGAGCCGATCAGCCCTGCCAGCACGTCGCCGGCCCCCGCCGTGGCCAGCCACGGCACGCCGGTGGTGGTGACGCGGACGGGTCGACCGGGCTCCGCCACGAGCGTGTGACGCCCCTTGAGGAGCACCACCGCCCCGAACCGCTCGGCGGCCGCGCGTGCGTGGGCCAGCGGCCTCGCCTCGACGTCCGCGCGGGCGACGCCGGTCATGGCGGCCAGCTCGCCGGCGTGGGGCGTGAGGACGACCGGCACGGGGAGCGGGCCGGTGACGTGGGTCAGGGCGTCGGCGTCCACGACCAGCGGGACGCCGTCGTCGGCCGCCGCCTCCAGCTCCGCGGCGGCCCCCTCACCGCCGCCGGGGCCGACGACCCAGGCCTGGACCCGGCCCTCCCCCACCACCTCGGGGTGGGCCTGCCGGACCGCGTCGGCGACCTCGCCGACGCAACGCACCATCCCGGCAGGGCCGGCCATCGCGCCGGCGACGCACAGCGTCGCGGCGCCCGGGTAGGTCGCGGAACCGGCCCGGACCCCGACGACACCGCGGGTGTACTTGTGGTCGGTGCCCTGCGGGCGCGGGAGCAGCCGACGGACGTCGGGGGGCTGCAGCGACTCCACGACCGGGTCGGGCAGGTCGAGGCCGATGTCGACGAGGTGGATCGCGCCGCAGGCGGCCGCGGCCGGGTCGACGAGGTGGCCCACCTTGTGGGTGCCGAAGGTGACCGTCAGCGAGGCGGTCACGTGGTTGCCGTCGAGCTCGCCGGTGTCGACGCCGATGCCGCTGGGCGTGTCGACGGCCACCACGGGGACACCCGGGAGGTGCTCGAGCGCGGCCGCTGCCGCGGGTCGCAGCCCCGGCGTGCCGCCGATGCCGACGATCCCGTCGACCACGAGGTCCACCACCCCGTGCGTCTCGGCGTCGGCGACGACGTCGTGGGGCTCGGCCACGGTGCCGCCCGCGGCCCGCAGCGCCGCCAGTCCCCCGTCGTGCACCTGGTCGGCCAGCAGCCACGCCTCCACCGCCACGCCGCGGCGGGCCAGCCGTGCGCCGGCGTGGAGGGCGTCGCCACCGTTGTTGCCGGCGCCGACCAGCAGCACCACCCGCCGGCCGTAGCCGCCGCCCAGCAGGTCGAGGACCGCATGGGCCAGCCCCGTGGCCGCCCGCTGCATGAGCACGCCCTCCGGCAGGGTCCGCATCAGGGCCTCCTCGGCCTCGCGGACCTGCTCCACGGTGTGCGCCCGACGCAT
The genomic region above belongs to Nocardioides coralli and contains:
- a CDS encoding alpha/beta fold hydrolase, with the translated sequence MSVRRRLIGIAASAAGVAAAGAALGVARQRRIIAHRGAGDHAPFGSLRAKPRTVVTDDGVPLHVEVDELPGSPLTVVFVHGYALNMDCWHFQRAGYRGLVRTVFYDQRSHGRSGRSREGNATIEQVGRDLGQVLDQVGEGPVVLVGHSMGGMSIVALAEERPELFGDTVVGVALISTTAGGLDPHRIVAPLLPSTLGSALAMRTMAVLARGHRTVDGLRRAGQAVATVVTDRFAFGDDVPASYIDFVDEMLSATPFEVIAEFFPTFTSFDKFETIHALTEVPVTIIGGTRDKVTSIGHSRKLASRIPDAQLVECEGAGHMVIMERHEQVNAALDQLLAAAGERVGLS
- the alr gene encoding alanine racemase; protein product: MSRAEIVVELPSLRHNVARLRQHAGVPVMVVVKADGYGHGIAEAGRAARAAGAEWLGVATIDEALRLRQVGDRDRLLCWLGVPGEDYAAAVEADVDVTAYSRAELAEIAAATRRAAPARVQLKVDTGLSRGGATLEEWEAVVAEARAGEERGDWRVTGIWSHFACSDEPDHPANDAQETAFRQALDVAAAAGLRPEVRHLANSAATLLRPSSRFDLVRCGIAAYGLDPAPLAPHDVVLRPVMTARSRLSLVKRVAAGDGVSYGHTWRADRPTTLGLVPVGYGDGVMRRAGNRAEAWVRGRRRPIRGRVCMDQLVVDLGDDHAEAGDEVVLFGPGDDGEPTAQDWAVWCDTINYEIVTRLGGRFERQHVDEGTVL
- a CDS encoding bifunctional ADP-dependent NAD(P)H-hydrate dehydratase/NAD(P)H-hydrate epimerase, coding for MRRAHTVEQVREAEEALMRTLPEGVLMQRAATGLAHAVLDLLGGGYGRRVVLLVGAGNNGGDALHAGARLARRGVAVEAWLLADQVHDGGLAALRAAGGTVAEPHDVVADAETHGVVDLVVDGIVGIGGTPGLRPAAAAALEHLPGVPVVAVDTPSGIGVDTGELDGNHVTASLTVTFGTHKVGHLVDPAAAACGAIHLVDIGLDLPDPVVESLQPPDVRRLLPRPQGTDHKYTRGVVGVRAGSATYPGAATLCVAGAMAGPAGMVRCVGEVADAVRQAHPEVVGEGRVQAWVVGPGGGEGAAAELEAAADDGVPLVVDADALTHVTGPLPVPVVLTPHAGELAAMTGVARADVEARPLAHARAAAERFGAVVLLKGRHTLVAEPGRPVRVTTTGVPWLATAGAGDVLAGLIGSLLAAGLPAYDAASVGSWVHGAAATLASRGGPLTAGLVAETLPETLRHVLSGGMEESRE